The genome window TGTTCGTGACTTTGAACATGGTATAGTAAAACGCATGTCGCACCCAAACATTTTTGTAGAGGTGCTGACAAACAGAGCAAAACTATGCACACTATATGCTCCCAACAATTGAATGGTTAAACCTAATAACAATCGTTTCGGCAACGCAGTGATTTTTTAAATTCTAGTATCACTTTTATTGCGTGTTTTATTTTAATAtgtatttctctctgcattgttgagagtgcccataagtaagcatttatCTGTTAGTCGACACTAAGTGTTATTTGACGAATAAAATGTAGATTTCTGACAAAACGTTGGTTGTTAGGTTTACTCTTTAAATTGTTGGGAGTGTATATATAGTGCgagtttatttttatacattgaCCTTGCTCGTTTACAGGGTTGGGATTACAAAAACGCTAACTGTAATCCGTtgcgttaccagcaaaaatattgtgaTCACATTACCGATATTTTCTAAAAACGAGATGATTACTTCAAGGTTGACTTTTAAATTCAGAACGTATGTTTGCGAAAAAATTTCGTTGACACTTatttgttttctcaatgacattttttgttccacctgagcgagtctgagtAAAAATcagagagaccactatgatgaaacACCAAATGtatttgatggatcgcgggaaaagagctgGAATAGGCttgtgtaggctacagtccaagctatgtctttcAATgctgcgactgctgtcggcatccaaaaatTATCCAACTAGAATTAACGCTtgcaggtaaggatgacagcagtggattagtctacggcgatacggatatcacttattattgaaaTCTACAACgttagcgcattgatgtgaatcacactgctgctctctcatttagctatatgcgccttacggattgtggttgttgtggatggctgttcacaaatctaaatgtgtatttgaacccaataatagTTGAATTCAAGAAGCCTatgaataaaagtggggcttttatctaattcatgctgataaaaaggcctcatggacacatgctcaaacttgcacacGTTTgctagacttaaaggggcaatctgtagttgctgcATCTATTTTTGGaattataaattatatatatatatagtaccagtcaaaagtttggacacacctactcattcaaggtttttctttatttttactgttttctacattgcagaataatagtgaagacatttaaacgatgaaataacaaataaggaatcatgtagtaaccaaaaaagtgttaaacaaatcaaaaaatattttagatccttcaaaatcgccacccttttccttgatgacagctttgcacactcttggcaaagcatgtcattccatgagcgcagcatttatttttcaactcgaatcaatgagcccaaccAGTCCTTCATGACAActaaatcataaacaacagagtagggctgccTAATAAATCCTTAGTTTTGAGgccatgctcaggtaaaacaatttggctaatctatacttcccagaggtgggaccaagtctgtcacgtcctgaccagtaaaggggttatttgttattgtagtttggtcaggacgtggcagggggtgtttgttttatgtttttctgggttttttggttaatgttctatgttagtctatttctatgttcgttctaggttttctatttctatgtttagtttattgggttgaccttcaattggaggcagctgttcctcgttgcctctaattgaaggtcctatttagtaggggtgtttttccatgggtttttgtgggtagttgttccaagtgtagctgtgtgcctcacaggactgttagCGTCTTcgtcattgtttgttattttgtttttctgtgttcacgtttttcttctcaataaattaagaagatgagtttacacagtcccgctgcgccttggtcccatccttcAGACggacgtgacagaactacccaccaccaacggaccaagcagcggaggaaggagcagcagaagGATTTGGAGTCAttgacatgggaggaaattttggatggggcaggaccttggcaccaggctggggagtaccggcgacctaaggaggagctggaggcagccaaggcggagaggcgtcaTTACGAGGCATTATACGCGCAGATTGGCAagtgtgagaggcagccccaagaaatgttttggggggcacacgggaagagtggctaggtcaggcaatagacctaagccaactcccagtgcttattatggggagcagcggatcatGAGAGCGCtggtctatgcggaagtgcgcacgatctcgcccgtgtgcccgcacagtccggtgcgagcgatcccagcccctcgcaagtgccgtgctagagtgggcatccagccaggtaggagtatgcctgcgcagcacatctggccaccagtgcgtctcctaggcccaggctaccctgcgcctgctctacgcacggcagccatcaggcctctgcacagcccagttcgccctgtgccagcactccgctcgggCAGGGCTTCTGTTaccacccagccaggacgggttgtgcaggctgtgcgctccagacctccagtgcttgttcatggcccggtgtatccagttcctgctcctcgcactagccttgaggtacgtgtctccagtctggcgcctccaaagccagcaccacgcatcaggtctccagtgcgtcagcccagtccagtacgtcctgttcccgctcctcgcacacgccttggggtgcgtgtctccagtctggtacctccagtaccagccccacacactaggcctccagtgcgtcagcccagtccagttcgtcctgctcctgctcctcgtactagccctgtggtgcgtgaaaatagtctggcgcctccaaagccagccccacgcatcaggccttcagtgcgcagtccccgtccagagcttccgacaacagtaccccgtccagagcttccggcgacagttccccgtccagagcttccggcgacagttccccgtccagagcttccggcgacagttccccgtccagagcttccggagacagtgccccgtctagagcttccggcgacagttccccgtctagtgcttccggcgatgtcctacagtccggagcctgcagagacggcccacagtccggagcctgcagagacggcccacagtccggagcctgcagagacggcccacagtccggagcctgcagagacggcccacagtccggagcctgcagagtcggcccacagtccggagcctgcagagtcggcccacagtccggagcctgcagagtcggcccacagtccggagcctgcagagtcggcccacagtccggagcctgcagagtcggcccacagtccggagcctgcagagtcggcccacagtccggagcctgcagagtcggcccacagtccggagcctgcagagtcggcccacagtccggagcctgcagagtcggcccacagtccggagcctgcagagtcggcccacagtccggagcctgcagagtcggcccacagtccggagcctgcagagtcggcccacagtccggagcctgcagagtcggcccacagtccggagcctgcagagtcggcccacagtccggagcctgcagagtcggcccacagtccggagcctgcagagtcggcccacagtccggagcctgcagagtcggcccacagtccggagcctgcagagtcggcccacagtccggagccggcgcagccagagtcggccctccagtccgaggtctccagcgacgcgccttagccctgagccttcagcgagGGTGGAcgggttaggttggggactaaggccggagcctgagccacctccatagtggaggattggggagggggggtgtagcacaagaaccgtcggtgacggtggccaccctcccttccctccctttatgtttgggattatttttgtttggggttgatttttgtgttttttgtttgaggtgcatctggggtatgcacctttggggggggggtactgtcatgtcctgaccagtaaagggtttatttgttttatgtgtttcggggttttttggttaatgttctatgttagtatatttctatgttcgttctagtttttctatttctatgtttagtttattgggttgaccttcaattggaggcagctgttcctcgttgcctctaattgaaggtcctatttagtaggggtgtttttccatgggtttttgtaGGTAGTTGTTCCAAGTGTAGCTGtttgcctcacaggactgttagCGTCTTCgtcattgtttgttgtttttgtttttctgtgttcacgtttttcttctcaataaattaagaagatgagtttacacagtcccgctgcgccttggtcccatccttacgacgaacgtgacaaagTCATTGTTTaacaagtcccaagtcaagacaggcaagtccgagtcaagaccgacaagtctcaagtcaagtctcaagtcctaaactttgagtttcgagtcctaaacaagtcaaaatgtgcTCTTcgccaaatgtaataccatttcatatttttaacaagagtaatagttactatattacatttacgcaaatcatgaatgcttttacaAATATATATGTTTATTACTTTCcatataaatgttatatttccatggaaatacatgggtagccatgagaaagacccgCCCCCCCATAGCAATCGACTATCGAGGATAGCTATAGGGCGCAATCGGgtgatgtaggcttgtacacaatcgcccaaccttacacacacacaccccctctctgtgtgtggttacagtaggctaatgtatgtcaatggttttaggaacagcagtaacatcaggcaggatttaggctaccaactgcctagccagttgtagctcaatcttgggtgcaatgatcacgttcccgcactgactgactgtggaggctcattgatttaacgttacgttagcctacatgctacactagcaaagttatatatagctgtcggctatattagccacgatttaccgttctttgtgcagcttcaaatgtcgaacaaagttggaaattgttgcgcctctgtaattttcttcccgcatgttttgcaagttgcaagcCGTTTTTTGTTGACTACAGGGTaatctttatatccgaaaataataattttggttatcatctttccaagggctccgtcTGAATTCAGCCACCGACGTTCCTCTGCATTGCCACGCataactttttctcagctggcacaatttgattggctgctgtccgattcaaactgtaatccgttaaatgaagagttgatgcgctgcacacttttttttaatagcatcatttttaatatttgggcttggggagggtatcaagtcagttcgagtcaaaaggctcaagtccaagttaagtcacgagccattggtgttaaagtcaaaatcgatttgcaagtcatcatatttgtgactcgagtctgactcgagtccaagtcatgtgactcgagtccacacctctgatacttccatatttccaagtcttattcttgaagatcaaggggtaaaaatgtattggaatgactggaattctgatagactctGGTTTTTAAtttaaagatataatttaatcgtattattatgtAGTacaaagcgatgggttagaagaatcTGCCCCTCATACCATtgcggtcacctaatcatccccagcttacaattggctcattcatccccctcctctcccctgtaactattccccaggtcgttgctgtgaatgaggatgtgttctcAGGCAACTTACCTTAAGAAATAAAAAAGAAGCCTACATagccaacccataaagtaaaatgtaacatccatatatggccagctatgttaactttaacattgatgtatcctgcaatagatgtctttcaattggtaacatacatttgtcttcttctaatgcctcttacggagaaagtaatctaaaagtaacagaatgtaatcagattacgttactaaatttgggtaatccaaaagttacgttactgattacaatcatggacaggtaactagtaacggattacatttagaaagtaacctacccaaccctggttgCTTAGTAAGCAAAAATAGCATGTTGAGTCAGTGCTTGTATTAGTCAATGCATATTATTCAGGCTATCCACTGTTGCTCTCTGATTAATTTGGCACAACCACTGATTGTTGTCAGGTGTGAACCCTTTCCTGTGGAGAGACCACTGTTTCTCAGAACCCCTGTTTTTCTACTTAGGAGAAAGGCCCTAACATGGCATTGGTCTTCAGCTTGTCCACTCTCATGTTTCTCCTCATCACTGGGATGGAGACATCCAAAAGTAAGGCATTCTGCAGGCACAATTTGTAATACTTTTGCCAACACCACAACTTCCAAAATGCTCACACCGAATGGTCTAGGAGTTTTGTTTTATCCAAACTACACTTGTCAATCTATTGCTTAAACAGGTCTAAACCAGCGCTCAGAGTTGAAGCAGGTCATCCAGGTGGAATCTGGGAAGGATGCAGTCCTAGACTGCTCTGTGAAGTTCAGTGAGGAATCCCCTGGTAATGTAAACATAGAGCAGGTCGTGTTGTGGAGGCTGGACCAGAATGGTCGTCACAAAGGTGAACCTGTGTTCACATACAATCAACAATCCTCTAAACCCAGGATGTCGCTGAGCCCAAAATATCAGCTTTCCATGCCACCTGCCAATGAGAAAGACAAAGTTGTGTCCCTGTTGGTTAAAGAAACCCAGCCTGAAGAAGAGGGTCCGTATGAGTGTGTGGTGAACACTGACAGTGGAAACACAAATTGTAGCTTCATGCTGAAGTTCACAGGTGAGCTCAGTAATCCTCTTACATACAACACATGGACAGCTCAAGGGGGCTGGGGGGTCATTCCTTGTGAATGGATGATTACAGTTAGACTGGCCTACTAGGGGAAAATCTTGCAAGCATTTACTGTATGTCTATGGCAAGGATTTTCTCAGTGCTTGTGTCTACTCATTGGAGTTAATGTATAGAGACAGCTGTGGCACCAGTGGGGCAGTCACACAGTGCATGGCATATCTCCTCACAGTGTAACAATATAGTATTCTCCTTTTTGCGTCATGATTTCCACTGTGCAGATGATCCATCAAGAATTCTTGCTTTTCTGACATTATCCTCTATTAGTATCCAATATAAATTGACTTAGCTACCTTTAAACCAAATACCCTACAAACATTACTTAATTGGTTGCATCCCTGATCGCATACCTGAATGTGACACGATTTTCATTTAAAATGATTTTGTGTGTTACAGAAAATGCTGCGAATCAAAAGGAAATTCCAAAGAACAGTTACATGAATGTGGCTGCTGTATTTGTGGTAGTAGGCTCTCTTGCCATTGGACTGCTGCTTCTCAAGCTGTTTCAAGCCAGAAGACTCAGACAACGTGAGcaccttggttctctatggtattgtaggtcagggtgtgactaggtggtgttctagtcttttcatttctatgttggtgctctcggtatggttcccaattagagtcACCTGATGTTCgcgtctctaattggggatcatacttaaggtgtccctgttttgtgggatattgtttgtgtatgtgcagGTAGCACTATGTTACTACACGTTTCGTTGCTTGtgtattgtttttgtttgaaagtttcacttaaataaaagatgtggaactcaacacatGCTGGGCCTTGGTCCGTCCATTCAAACGAACGTGACATGAACTTAGTTTTTGAATTGTTTTAGTTTCTCTATTGTTCTCCTCCTTCCCAGATAGGAATTCAGGATATTGTATTGTCAGTGAGTGATAAATCACAAACCATGGTAGAGCACTAAAAGGTTGCTTCTGGTTTCTCTTTCCAGATGAACCCATGATACAAGAGGCCTCTGTTGTGCCAGAAGGTATGTTTGAGTATATTATTTGTCTACCTAATGGAAGAGGGATTCCTGTCCAAACTATCATAGTGTATCAAATGTATAGTAAAATGCACTTTATAAAATGTGTACAGCTCCACCAACCACCGGGATGCCCAACAcaagaacattccaggcattcccgtggttggcaggctgcatcacatccggccctgattgggagtcccatagggcggcgcacaattggcccagtgtcgtccgggtttggctggggtaggctgtcattgtaaataagaatttgttcttaactgacttgcctagttaaatgaaaaaaaataacagtGTTGGTATTCCTATTGTCCCCTATGGATCCAGAGCCTGGGGATACAGCAGTCCCAGCAGGGCACGACTCCAGCACCAGGACAGGACTGTTTCCGTAGCGACAGATGTATTATCGGGGTGCCATGGGCTCTCTTCCCTGTCAGTGTCATGTCTGCTCTGTCTCTCATGCCACACAGCTAACTGCAGGAGAAATGGAGTGCATGCATTATCCTGCTACCAAGCTAACTGTTAACAGCTTTGTCTGTAGTTGTTAATCACACCAGACTATTCTTCCATATATTGTTTTATATATTGTAACTAAAACCTGAAATGTGTCTATCGAATGCACATATTTAGTGGACATTGATTTGACAGTGAAGACACTAGTGTGATATAGTAGCAGTGTGTGAAATTGATCTTGACAGAACACATTTATTTTGTGCATCACAATTTGAATAAGTAATTTATTCAGAAGCCAATATTGTGTTCTAGTTGATTTCAGAGTTGCTTCAGTTGACAAATGCCTCAGTGTTGCATTAGGCCATGTTTTttattgttacaaagtgggattcaaatttttggatttgtctttttttttttgtcaacaatctacataAAATACTCCACGTTGAAATTAGCCCTTTTGAACATATGGACACCAGTCCTACGTCGTCGGGAACTAAAGTTAATTTTGTTAGGTTGTAGTTGATATTAGCCCTTTTAAACGTATGGACATCAGTCCTACGTCGTCGGGAACTAAAGTTAATTTTGTTAGGTTGTAGTTGATATTAGCCCTTTTAAACGTATGGACATCAGTCCTCAGGTCATCGGGAACCCAAGGTTAACTTTCGTCAACGGGCTTTTGTAGCGGGGGAGAGGCGTGTTTCATATTtctcaaccaatgtctgttcacttgggcatGGCCACTGAGTGACCATAGTTTActttatgaaaacaattctctcatttagaagctaaaattacatttcaaattttcacaaatagtttcatatttaaaaatGTAAGTTGCATAataattccatgtgaatctgataactagaatgtgtagactttccaagatacaatttatgtcgtcctatcatcagatataatgtcctagacaacaactgatctgacatcatattctttaagtaccaacggacactttcaactggttggattacagaaagatagtttttttccccccaaccttttgatgttacattactctctctatgttaacaaagggctttccaagattccattctgtagagtggagagaaaaagggggaaaggtatttatgggggtcataaacctcccccaacagTGCACCGTCATGACAATATTATTAATGTGagctctccatgtacatttaagggctaGTCGTGCTGCTCTGTTATGAGCCAATTGTAATATTCCAAGgttcctctttgtggcacctgacaacACGACTGAACACTAGTCCAGGAGCGACAAAACTAGTGCCTGTAGGACCTGACATATCTTGTCCACACCAATGTGTGCCAAAAACTGGATCTGTGTCACCAAGTAGGGCAAGAGTGCATTTGGCGCTACGCATCTCAG of Salmo trutta chromosome 1, fSalTru1.1, whole genome shotgun sequence contains these proteins:
- the LOC115205970 gene encoding uncharacterized protein LOC115205970 isoform X2 — encoded protein: MEKGPNMALVFSLSTLMFLLITGMETSKSLNQRSELKQVIQVESGKDAVLDCSVKFSEESPGNVNIEQVVLWRLDQNGRHKGEPVFTYNQQSSKPRMSLSPKYQLSMPPANEKDKVVSLLVKETQPEEEGPYECVVNTDSGNTNCSFMLKFTENAANQKEIPKNSYMNVAAVFVVVGSLAIGLLLLKLFQARRLRQHEPMIQEASVVPEEPGDTAVPAGHDSSTRTGLFP
- the LOC115205970 gene encoding uncharacterized protein LOC115205970 isoform X1, with product MEKGPNMALVFSLSTLMFLLITGMETSKSLNQRSELKQVIQVESGKDAVLDCSVKFSEESPGNVNIEQVVLWRLDQNGRHKGEPVFTYNQQSSKPRMSLSPKYQLSMPPANEKDKVVSLLVKETQPEEEGPYECVVNTDSGNTNCSFMLKFTENAANQKEIPKNSYMNVAAVFVVVGSLAIGLLLLKLFQARRLRQHEPMIQEASVVPEVTKTSHHRSELAGTRPVRARRSRDTFRQSSQGHIPSELAGAGTRPVSH